A region of the Melitaea cinxia chromosome 1, ilMelCinx1.1, whole genome shotgun sequence genome:
ggctaagctgactgactgactaagtGCTGTGTATGAATGAGTATATTTTTAGAACTATATACTATTTTTAGAACTATATACtagtatatactttttaaatttttacttgaaAAGCTGGCATTAAGTTGCCTTAAGAACTTGCCTTGCCTTGTCGTGgcctgggcgtttgtgcttgtgtattgtgtttccggatccccgacacaggagaaaatcctactggaagccgttgagtgtgaagcgtttatttacttaggaatagacgaccatCTGCGTATGTTAAACAtctttaattacaattattataacactCATAATCATGTTAGTAATATTTTGccttaacaaccgctctggtgtagtggtgcattGCCTAcaacctaaaacaccgacggtttcgattcccgctcgggatggatatttgtagtttgtataattatttctttctggttggatgactgtccttgtgggtctctccgcCGTGCCTAAGAGAACACGCTAAGatatcagtcccggttgttatcataaatacctgatagcgatcatcaCTCATACTCAtggtaaggaatatatccaccaacccgcattggagcagcgtggtgtgaTCAGGAAAAAAGGCTTATGCTCACTAGTGGGATGTTACGGGGTGAATCATGATCGTAAATCACAATACTTTATTTCTGTGCATTTAACTATTTTCCATATCTAAACACATAAATCTCAATACACAGATTTACACCGTCAACTCCCGCGACAATATCTGACAAAAGGTTGATACCCGTAGAAAAGTGCGCGACGACAAATGTTTCTTTTGGCACTTGTTCAAAACAAGTCAAACCGGTGTTAGCCGATCCGCCTGATGACAGGTAACTAATGGACTCGACCTGACAGACCGAAGGAAGGGTAACGTAGCCAGTATAGTACTATAGTGCCAATAGTTATAAAATCTGTACACTTAATGAAGGGAAACAAAAAAAGATCGCTTCACAACCTCGATCATTTGTTTTTATGCAACGAAACCGCCAAAGAAGCGTACGGTATGCTTGAAGGTAAGCGTATACTTTAGCATAAgcacgtctgcaataccaggagCATTGCTTTGCCAACGTTACCCCTGATCGTCCCCAAGAGCTCAAATCGTACCACAGAAATACAAAACTAAATGATCTCCTATTTccgtaacaataaatttaaaaaaaaagtaatgaaatatctaaaataaagcTGAAGATAATTATTAAGGGGATTGAAGGATGCTTTAAACATTACTTAATGCATAATAGCCTGAACAGGCAGCATGTTTGTATGTAGTTATTTCGAAAGGCGTTGCGATCAAAATTCAGGAAAAaagtgtgtacttatgtatgtacgcacgtaagaaattatacttcattggctagctaagtTCACGTTGTTAACTTCTTCTTCactgactagctaacttcagggtgtcggtttttttgacggtgtgcgcgcgtatcgtaaaaatttactctcatctattttctttctcattatTATTTTCCCTAACGTCCCAAAATAAGCGTAActtcaaacattttataataatgctgGCTATGTCTCACGATTTGACacgtgttaatttgaggaaaaaaataactaatagttcctgagattagcgctttTAAACAACCGAACTAttcagcttaataatattagtatagatattatgaagagaaaaaaattgaattttgtaaCGGATAAActgatttaaaaattctttcatccGGAGCATTCAACGTTAACAGTAAGTAAAATAGGCTTTAACGGTAGAAAACGGAATAGCCAAAATCGTGTtatccatgcggacgaagtcgcgagtgATAAAGCTTTTcacttattgttttctaatgtttacgcgaattccaCGCATTATAATGAGACaacttttcggattttatcgcttGTGAGGACTGTCCTCCTCTCGTTATAAAATAAGCTTTTCACTGTTGTTGATTTTACGTCTAACAATATGATAGACTTTTCCACagaattaaatatgaatttccATGTACacgttgttataaataattttcaagaaagaaaaatataaaaaagaaatgaatgaaatcgacttgaaaatatatttacttagcTGTTCGCATCCGAGTAACACAAAGCACTCATAAAACGTGGAAATGTAGCGAGAACTGCGCAACGGTGTGCTCCGCGCCTTCATATATTCACTGCGTTATTCGAACACTTTGAGATATCTCTTACGAAAATGTTGTAATAGAAATATTGAAACAGGAATGTAACCTACATGCCTGCGGTTTTCTGGCATTTTTTTATgagatgttattttattaaaattgatttcaacAAGATCTTTACCAATAAAGATAGTTTTTAAATTCgaaatattccatttttaaaaacactattgaaatgaaaaatattggCTAAAGGCGAAGCGAATTTACCGGTGAAGAGATTCGTACCGGGATACAATATTTACcgcataagaaaaataactgtATATGTATTTTGAGACAGATACtttcatttgaaatattattacttcatttttatattttacaagttctatctttgatttattattttatcccAACTCCCAAGAGACACACTAAATTTTGGTATAAAAGAAAGCAATGTTCTTACTCGTAGTATGGACTTAATTCGTACCCAGTTTTAATCAAATCCATTCAATAGTTTCAGCGTGAAACGTGGACTCGATATAAACAGAATTGAAAAAATACCATTTTGATTTTCAGTTCCTATAGAATTCCCGTTGCCttaaagaacatacaaaaaataaatttgtcgaATAGGTcgagacatacatacatacatatatacatatacatatatatatatatatatatatatatatatatatacatatatatatatatatatatatatttactgtttAGTATTTCAAATTcgttaggtattttttttaggtcgacaaacaagcgtacggctcacctggtggtaagcgattaccgtaacttatagacacctgcaacaccagatgcatcgaaagcgcgttgccgacccaatccccaatccccccaggagctctggtcaccctactcaccaacaggaacacaatactgcttgaaaacagtattattttgctgtgatcttctgtgtaaggtcgaggtactaccccagtcgggctgctccatattttgagcaggaaattcctgctgtgccctacctcagtcaggTATAAACTAAAGTCTACCTTACAAGCCGACTTTTTATGTCTTTTGACTAAAACTACTACTAACCGTATTTCCTTAGGcgtaaattattcatttttgtttgaTGACTTTTCTCATTTTACATACCTGATGTCTACAAAAAGTGTATCTAGACAGACGAAAATCTTGCGCTTATGTTTTTATATGAATACTTCTTAATTTAGCtgtatataattacaaaacaaaagtaACTATCATAAAAAGTGCTAAAATATGCtctttttttatgacaaataggcaggcatttgaccacaatctcacctgatgttaagtgacgatgcggtcgaaggtggagcatgcctgcctaataacagcctattcactctggccttgaaggcacccagattgtatcgttcgggaaacacagacgcgggcaacgagttccattccttagctgtgcgcatcaggaaagtagagccaaagcattttgtgcgcgtaggtggtatatcgatgacataaggatggaacgatcgccCGCGCCTaatgtcccgatggcggaaggttgttgggggaattagatcgtgcaattccttcgcacactcaccgaaatatattctgtagaacaccgacagacgagctaccctacgccgatgatcgagactctgcaacttagtgtctgtcagagtagggtcacctatgagtctcttagctcgttttcccaccgagtccaaagttgccagttggtatttggcggattcatcccaaagatggcagcaatactccatacaagaccgaacttgtgcttgatatagtTGAAGCAAGAATTATAATAATCTTATCGCTAGAAATGCGAACTCTTTCACATATATTTTGGATatctcaaaattattataattctcaCAGGCAGTGGATTGCTGTCCAGAACATCCCTACAGCGAGGTGCCACGTGCGGCGCCGAGGCAGTGGAGGAGCCGGGTGTCTACAACCCGGAGGAGAGACGGACGGGAAGCGGCAAGCAGCGGAGAGGTTGCGGAGTGCTAGAGGGCGCCACAGGTGCATTATAGCGAAGATAAGTGAGTGTGTGCGGTGATATATTGtgagtacatttttaaatattataatagaagAAATTAACTTGAAAATTGAACCTTATTTCAAAGATTAGTTGAACTTAAAAAATTGAAGATAGTGAATTATACAGTAACTTAGAAGAATATCAATAATTTAAGACTTGTAatagttttaagtaaatattggtCGAGACGGGGAACCTATGCCCGATTTTAGTTagaatttaaagttaaaaagacTTGTAAAATTTTGCTCATCTGTTTCTTGGATTTAGAAAAAATTAGATCATAAAAATTtggacaaaaataatttagttgtaAAGAGTTGGTGTtctgttttatatttgatactactgttttatatttacctataagtgattaaattgttaaactaaaaaatttaaaatggagTCGTTTAATGATCTGCAGGAAGACATAAGGACTAAAATGCTAAAAGTTAagactaattttaaaaagtctCCTAAGGATCGTTTGACGGTTGCTTATATTGAAACCAGGCTAGATAACTTGGAACAACAGTGGACTTTGTTTACAGACACTCATGCTAAAATTATAAGCCAGGTTAAGCGAGCTGATTTGTATAGTTCAGATTATCACAAAAATAGTGTGTATGATGATGTAGAAGAATTATATGTTCAATTCAAAACTGAGTTAAAagaaatgttatataaattaaaagcgcCTGAGTTAGAAGTAAAGTTAAGTTCAAATAGTCAAGGTGAGAGTTCAGCAAGACGTTTCAAGTTGCctgaaattaaaatacctaCCTTTTCCGGTAAGTACACGGAGTGGCAGACATTCAGAGATTTGTTTTTAGGGCTTGTGCATGAAAACAAGTCACTGGATGATGcccaaagattttattatttaaggggACATTTAACCGGGGAAGCCGAACAACTGTTACGTAATATTAAGGTGACGTCGGATAGTTATCAAGTTGCCTGGGAGAAATTAGATAGTATGTACAATAATAAAAGGTTTTTGGCGAACGGCATCTTGAAGCGTCTACTAAGTCAAAAAAGTTTGGTGTCTGAATCAGCATcggaaattaaaaacttaatttatacaACTTCAGATTGTTTAgactcaataaaaaatattggtgTGGATGTTTCATCTTGGGATATCCTGATTATCCACATTATAAGCGCTAAATTAGATAAGGACACGCGGAAAGCATGGGAGTTAAAGGTATCTTCAGATCCGAGTGACGAATTACCCACGTTTCAagatttttccaattttttaatAGGGCGTTTTAGAGGTCTAGAAAATATCGATTCTAAGGTACATCACAGTGagaaaaaatttactaaatcTTTTCACGtggttaaaaataaaccgattgtatcatatatataaataaaccgaTTGATCATAAGATAACTACGTGCAAAAGATTTGGGAAAGAAAGTAATGAGAAACGCCGTGAGTTCGTGTTAGATAAAaacttatgttttatttgtttaaatagcaACCATTCCGCTAAACTATGTAAAAATATTGTCCGATGCCAGGTGTGTAAACGTCGACATCATTCTTTATTACATCCCAGTGGTGATTCTGGTTCTGGTAGTGCTGAAGTTGGGGCGATTCATCAATCAACCTCGTCGACCAGTCGAAGGTCAACGGATGAGGATACTGCCGCAAGCAGTGATAAGTTATCTGTTCAAGCAGAAGGTTTAGATAAACCACTTGTGTCTTGTTTTTCGACAGGAAACTGTtctaaaacagttttattaacTACAGCTGTGATGCAAGCTGAGTCGAAGGACGGGACTTATTTCCCAGTTAGGGCTTTATTGGATCAGGGGTCGCAAGGTTCTTTTATTACCGAGGCTATGGTGCAGCGCTTAGGTTTAAAAAGGCTTGCGGTCAAAAACACCATAGTTGGTGTAGGGGGAGATAAAAGTGTGACTTCCAAGTCCACAGTCAAAATCAATTTAAGGTCGAGAGTTGATCCTAGGTTTCAAGTGAAGGTTAATGCGTATATCTTGAAGTCGGTTACGTCTCTTCTCCCAGTTGCGAAGGCAACTAGGGTAGAATGGGAAAACCTGACTCTGGATGATCTGGCTGATCCCGAGTATCACACGCCTAATAAGATTGATATCTTATTAGGTGCGGAGATATTCAGTCAGATTATTCAAGAAGGCATTAAAAGAAACCTCAACGGATCTCTCTTGGCGCAGGATACTGCTTTTGGTTGGATAATATCTGGCGTCTGTGAGGTAGACAGCACGTCAAATATCCATTCTCACATAACTGTGATGCATTCGTATCTGGAATTGGACAATATGCTGAAGAGGTTCTGGGAACTTGAAGCCGAACCACCTGTAACAAAAAGAATGCTCACAGATGAGGAAATTAAATGTGAGAAATTATTTAAGGATACTACGAAACGGGATGGAGATGGTCGGTTCATCGTAAAACTGCCGTTTCGTACGGCTAACCCGGACTGCATGCGTGGTGAGTTCAGGAAAATAGCTGAAAAAAGATTGagaaatttagaatttaaattgCAAAAGAACATTAGGTTAAAAGAGGATTACATACAAGTTATAAGGGAGTATTTAAACTTAAATCATATGGTAAAAGTTACagataaagataaatttaaggAAACAGCTATTTACTTACCACACCACGCAGTAGTCCGAGAAGATAAGGATACTACTAAAGTCCGAGTAGTGTTTGATGCCTCCTGTAAGGGAAGCAATGGGAAGTCATTAAATGATGATTTATTGATCGGCCCGCCACTGCAAGCCGAACTACGTCTTATAATCATGCGCTGGAGACAATATAAGATATGTTTGGTGGCGGATGTGGTGAAAATGTACCGACAAGTGCTGGTAAATCGGGAAGATACTCCATTTCAGAGGATTCTTTGGAGAGATAGTCCTGAAAAGGAGCTTCAAGAGTTTGAATTACGTACCGTGACCTTTGGCACCGCATGTGCTCCATATTTAGCTGTGCGGTCACTGCAAGAGTTGGCATATAAGGAGTGTCAGAATAAGCCAGAAAtcgctaaaattattttgaatgatTTTTACATGGATGATGTGATGACCGGAAGTGAAACCCTAGAAgatgcttataaaatatataaagaattaacCGGAGTGTTAGCGAAAGGAGGGTTTCCGTTGCAAAAATGGAAAAGCAATGCTAAGGAAATATTAGCTAAAATATGGAAAGCAAAGGGTAATAAGGATGAGGAATTAAGGATTAGGGTAGATGATACAACTAAAATTTTAGGACTTACCTGggatcagcgtggtgacttCTTCCGATACTCTGTAGATCTTGCACCACAAGAGGAACCTGTAACAAAAAGGAAAATCATATCTGATATATCCCGATTATTTGATCCACTCGGATGGTTAGCTCCTTGTATTATAGCAGCAAAAATACTCATACAAAAGCTTTGGTTAGCTGGTATTGGGTGGGATGAGCAAGTTCctactaatttaataattgaatagAATACTTACCGTAAAAATTTAACTGCCTTacagaatattaaaattccACGATGGATACAcacttgtaataaatataagcgCGAGTTGTACGGGTTTGCTGACGCTTCGAAGGTGGCTTATGCGGCTGTCGTGTATCTGCGAGTTGTAGATGAAGTGGGAAATGTGAATGTCTCGTTAGTTacatctaaaacaaaagtagctcCAATAAAGCAGGTGTCTATCCCTAGACTTGAGCTTTGTGGGGCCGTACTCTTGGCTAAATTGATGATTGAGGTAGCTGAAGTCATGAATATTGAAAGAAATCAGTTACATGCATTCACTGACAGTGAAGTGGTTTTAGCCTGGCTTAACAATCACCCAAGTCGATGGAAGACCTTCGTGGCTAACCGAGTTTCTGAAATCCTACAGATTTTGGATACACATCATTGGTCCCATGTGACCACTAAGAAGAATCCTGTCGATTGTGCATCACGGGGTATTTCCCCGGCGGAACTATCAGAAATGGCTATATGGTTTGAAGGGCCAGAGTTTCTAAAAAATAAGGTAATTAGGTGTACAAAACCAAAAAACCTGGTTACAAATCTTGAGCAAGTTAAAGTTCACACAGCGGTCGTTGACACAACTTTGTGGCAAAGGTTTTCTTCATTCTCGAAGCTTGTTCGTGTGGTCGCCTATTATCGTCGTTGGTTAAGGTTAAGAAAAGGTTCAAGTAGCATGCCAAGTTTAGGAGCATTGGAGCGACAGGAAATTGAGGATGCGATAAAGGTCTGTATTAAAAAATGTCAAGAAGAAGGGTTCTGGGAAGAATTGGAAGGATTTCGAAAACacggaataataaataaaaaaaagaaaaagttaaagacattaaatatatttttagattcagAAGGTATAATTAGAGTCGGCGGCCGGCTAGAAATGTCTTCGCTGTCATTTAACGAGAAATATCCGATTCTCATACCTAAAGAATCTTTTTTGAGTGGACTCTTAATTGCTGATGCTCATCAAAAAACCCTACACGGAGGCCCACAACTCATGATTACCTATTTGAGATCGAAGTATTGGATTATGGGTGCGAAGTctctcattaaaaaatattatcgtaGCTGTGTAACTTGTACGCGTTACTCAAGCCGGTCCACATCTCAACTCATGGGTCAGTTACCTTCCGCGCGTGTTAACCCGAATAAGCCCTTTCTTATAAGCGGAGTCGATTACGCGGGGCCTATTAATATAAGAATTTCAAAAGGTAGGGGTAACAAGTCGTATAAAGGATATATTGCTCTGTTTATTTGCATGTCGACCAGAGCCGTCCATCTTGAAGCTGTTAGCGAGCTGTCCACTCAAGGGTTTATAGCCGCTTTTAAAAGGTTTGTTGCAAGACGAGGTAGGTGTGCAGAGCTATACAGCGATAACGGCACAAATTTTGTAGGCGCTGCTCGACAGTTACTGTGTCTGTTCAACGAAgagaaaactaattttaaaccTGAACTAGCAGAGTACCTCGCGACCAATGGAACCCAGTGGAATTTTGTTCCTCCTCGCGCTCCAAATTTCGGTGGACTATGGGAGGCAAGAATAAAGTCCACAAAGTTCCACCTCAAACGAGTAGTTGGAAACTCTACGTTGACGTATGAGGAGATGGCCACAGTGTTATCTCAAATAGAGGCATGTCTGAATTCGAGGCCATTGTCTCGTGTAGAGGATCAAGGCGAGGTCGTAGTTTTGACCCCTGGTCATTTCCTGGTGGGTGAACCACTCATAGTTGTTCCTGATGCAAATTATGAGTCTTCAAATATGTATACTTTGCGAAGATGGCAATTCCACCAGCGAATGATGCAGGACTTTTGGCGTCGATGGTCCCAGGATTACCTTCATCAGTTCCTTCAAAGGCATAAATGGGAATATCAGAACCCAGAACCATCACTGGGTGATGTAGTTTTAGTCAAGGAGGACGATCTACCCCCAGCGCGATGGTTGCTAGGTAAAATCGAACAAAAACATCCGGGACCCGATAATATCACGCGGGTAGTCACAATACGTACcaaaaattctttaattaaaagacCTACGTCTAAGGTAGCAATTTTACCTGTAACTAAATAAGTTATTAGTCAAAGGATTCTTCACAATTTGGACTGTTGCATGGTGGGCGGTTTGAAGGACATTTCGCATAATGTCCTTGGTGGGCGGTATGTCCGGATTAAACATACACACCAGTAGGTATTTGTaactataactttattttttgtttacaatttatttcaataagtttAGTTCCTCGATGACGCCTAGATGGCGTTggtagatttatttaaatttctgaATCACGCAAGCACTACATCAACATGTTGATATGTAATCGCTTTCAAGTAAACGATAAAAGtgtgttataagaaaaaaagtgttttatttcaTCGTAATCAGCCTACCAGAGTGTTGTTCAGGCTCTTCGTCTATTTTTAATCTTGTTATTTAGTTgactatatatttaattagacATGTATAAAAAAGTCCTCAgaaataaatactctttaatatatgtacatataattatttattaggttTAATCGCTTTCAGTTATGCCAGTGCGGCACTGTCGATTTCGCCTATGTgcgtttgtttatatataagttcccgacgtaaatatattttgaaagttGCTAATACACTGGATCTGGAACATCGCTATAATACAATGTTGCCAATGGAATACGCTTAGGAAAACTGCCAACCACGAAGACCATGCTGCCAACATTAACAATACAATTGTATGtaaagaaaacttttaaaaagcccgttaaataatgaattattttaagaaCATTTTAGACTATTGAGTATACATTTTActttcattgttttttaatcaaatatgaattaaaaaaattctttgtttTTCTCTGAAtatcagaattaaaaaaaaaattacaataaggGCAACCCCTACTTTTCAACTTCAAACTTCAAACTCGAAATGACAATGTCAGTCAAGCTTATAATGCTTATATGAATGTGTTTTGGCAATAAAATCACGTATTGATACCGgacaaataaaatactttcatCAACATGAATCAAACTATCAACGTCGATCAACTAAATTCAGCGTTAGCTTCGTTGAGAACTCTTCGTTCAAGCGTCAGTCACGTATTTGAGACATTATCAAACGGGCTTCGAGCCGACCACGGCGAAGATGGCAAAGATAAATTTTTACTAGAACTACAAGAACTTTTaaacaatgtaaatataaatctgCGAGATTTAGAACAGACTGTAAACGGTTTACCAATACCCACTGCACCATTCAACCTCGGCAACACAACATTTTTGAGTCAAGAAACAACGCAAGATCGACAAGCGCTATATACTCAGCTAGTAAACAGCTATAAATGGACTGATAAAATTCACGAATACAGTTCATTCGCACACACATTGTTAAGTCAGAATTCATTAAAAAGGTCATATATAAACTCTGGTAGTACAAAACGTCGCGGCAAACTACAGAGTAATCACAATGTTGCACCGCTGCAGGTTGATAACGTAATAAACAATATAGATAGATCGTACAACGATATGAAAATCACGATTTCGCGCCCATTCGCAAGCAACGCGGTCGTCCAAATAAATTTGAGCCATGTCTTAAAAGCTGTTGTGGCATTCAAAAGTTTGTTGATGGAATGGGTGATGGTTAAAGGTTATGGGGAAACACTCGACTTGTGGACGGAGTCAAGACATCATGTCTTTAGAAAGGTAACTGAAAATGCTCACGCTGCGATGCTACATTTCTACTCACCGACCATGCCTGAACTAGCAGTTCGGTCATTCATGACGTGGCTGCATAGTTACGTGAATCTATTCAGTGAGCCCTGCAAAAGATGTGGGTGCCACTTACATCATACATCCATGCTACCCCCAGCATGGCGAGATTTCCGTACCCTTGAACCATTACATGACGAGTGTAAGCAATAGTTAATGTGGTATTGAATAGGACAACTCGGAGCACTGGTACTAAACTTGTGTTGCGGTTTTCCTATTCAATATTACAAGTTGCAATTAGACAATTACAGGGACTTCAATAAAGAATTAAAGACTGTGAATAGCAGTGTAAAGATATgccttttaaatatatacacaggGCCAGTTTCGTGGGTTATAGATAGTTTATCCTTGAAATAAGTTATGAATGGACTTGTTTGCccttaataaactacaactattaaaattgtatttgcaaatagaaatatctcataagtGGAAAttaactgtaaaataaatattatatcaaaagaTCTTTATCTGTTGGATGCAATCATCTGTCAAATAACTAAATCCATAACTGCTGAAACAGGTTCATAATATAGTAAATGATTCAGTAGTAAagtaaattctattttatatttaaattaagacttataaatgtttaaagtaatttttttactgtttatagTGTGTAATGAAACATGATACCTGTACTCTGTAATTATGTattcataa
Encoded here:
- the LOC123658211 gene encoding mediator of RNA polymerase II transcription subunit 27 — protein: MNQTINVDQLNSALASLRTLRSSVSHVFETLSNGLRADHGEDGKDKFLLELQELLNNVNINLRDLEQTVNGLPIPTAPFNLGNTTFLSQETTQDRQALYTQLVNSYKWTDKIHEYSSFAHTLLSQNSLKRSYINSGSTKRRGKLQSNHNVAPLQVDNVINNIDRSYNDMKITISRPFASNAVVQINLSHVLKAVVAFKSLLMEWVMVKGYGETLDLWTESRHHVFRKVTENAHAAMLHFYSPTMPELAVRSFMTWLHSYVNLFSEPCKRCGCHLHHTSMLPPAWRDFRTLEPLHDECKQ
- the LOC123654528 gene encoding uncharacterized protein LOC123654528 produces the protein MESFNDLQEDIRTKMLKVKTNFKKSPKDRLTVAYIETRLDNLEQQWTLFTDTHAKIISQVKRADLYSSDYHKNSVYDDVEELYVQFKTELKEMLYKLKAPELEVKLSSNSQGESSARRFKLPEIKIPTFSGKYTEWQTFRDLFLGLVHENKSLDDAQRFYYLRGHLTGEAEQLLRNIKVTSDSYQVAWEKLDSMYNNKRFLANGILKRLLSQKSLVSESASEIKNLIYTTSDCLDSIKNIGVDVSSWDILIIHIISAKLDKDTRKAWELKVSSDPSDELPTFQDFSNFLIGRFRGLENIDSKVCKRRHHSLLHPSGDSGSGSAEVGAIHQSTSSTSRRSTDEDTAASSDKLSVQAEGLDKPLVSCFSTGNCSKTVLLTTAVMQAESKDGTYFPVRALLDQGSQGSFITEAMVQRLGLKRLAVKNTIVGVGGDKSVTSKSTVKINLRSRVDPRFQVKVNAYILKSVTSLLPVAKATRVEWENLTLDDLADPEYHTPNKIDILLGAEIFSQIIQEGIKRNLNGSLLAQDTAFGWIISGVCEVDSTSNIHSHITVMHSYLELDNMLKRFWELEAEPPVTKRMLTDEEIKCEKLFKDTTKRDGDGRFIVKLPFRTANPDCMRGEFRKIAEKRLRNLEFKLQKNIRLKEDYIQVIREYLNLNHMVKVTDKDKFKETAIYLPHHAVVREDKDTTKVRVVFDASCKGSNGKSLNDDLLIGPPLQAELRLIIMRWRQYKICLVADVVKMYRQVLVNREDTPFQRILWRDSPEKELQEFELRTVTFGTACAPYLAVRSLQELAYKECQNKPEIAKIILNDFYMDDVMTGSETLEDAYKIYKELTGVLAKGGFPLQKWKSNAKEILAKIWKAKGNKDEELRIRVDDTTKILGLTWDQRGDFFRYSVDLAPQEEPVTKRKIISDISRLFDPLGWLAPCIIAAKILIQKLWLAGIGWDEQNIKIPRWIHTCNKYKRELYGFADASKVAYAAVVYLRVVDEVGNVNVSLVTSKTKVAPIKQVSIPRLELCGAVLLAKLMIEVAEVMNIERNQLHAFTDSEVVLAWLNNHPSRWKTFVANRVSEILQILDTHHWSHVTTKKNPVDCASRGISPAELSEMAIWFEGPEFLKNKVIRCTKPKNLVTNLEQVKVHTAVVDTTLWQRFSSFSKLVRVVAYYRRWLRLRKGSSSMPSLGALERQEIEDAIKVYSEGIIRVGGRLEMSSLSFNEKYPILIPKESFLSGLLIADAHQKTLHGGPQLMITYLRSKYWIMGAKSLIKKYYRSCVTCTRYSSRSTSQLMGQLPSARVNPNKPFLISGVDYAGPINIRISKGRGNKSYKGYIALFICMSTRAVHLEAVSELSTQGFIAAFKRFVARRGRCAELYSDNGTNFVGAARQLLCLFNEEKTNFKPELAEYLATNGTQWNFVPPRAPNFGGLWEARIKSTKFHLKRVVGNSTLTYEEMATVLSQIEACLNSRPLSRVEDQGEVVVLTPGHFLVGEPLIVVPDANYESSNMYTLRRWQFHQRMMQDFWRRWSQDYLHQFLQRHKWEYQNPEPSLGDVVLVKEDDLPPARWLLGKIEQKHPGPDNITRVVTIRTKNSLIKRPTSKVAILPVTK